In Rhizobium sp. BT04, the genomic window AGGTGAGATGCGCCTGCATTTCGTTTCCAGGTCGTTAGATCGTTGATCGCACCGCCAGCCTCGATATGCCATTTCCCGGCACAAGAGCTCAAATTGTCGAACGCCGCGATCGTTTCCTTGTACGCCTGCTCGACCGGGCCATCGATATCATAGAAGAGAACTGTCGACCGGCGGTACGAGTCGAACCACGACCCCACCGCCCAGGCGGGAAGGGTCGCGATCAGGACCCAAATCCCCACTGGCGGCGCTTTCGCCAGCACAAGGATGCCGAGGAGGGCCGTGAGCCATCCGAAAAGAGCCGACAACCGCCATTGATTGGCCTTCGCGTTGATTTCGTCCAACACTTCGCCGAAGTTCTCGTCGCGCATCAACAAGACGTCGCCGGACTCGAACTCGATCATGTTGACCGCAGGTACTTCAAAAGTGACCTGAGCGGGCGGTGGCTCGCTCACAGCCCGCTGTCGACGTTGGCCAGCATTGCCAAGTGACGTTCGATAATATAGTCCGCCTCGTCCGGCATGGATATAGTGGCCCCGAGATCCGGTACCGACCCTTAAGCCCTTCGCGCCGACAGAGACGCCGATACCTCCTTGGGAAAAATTAAACCGGAATGGTCCCGCCTTGACTGACTTGCGTATGTAGAATGGCACCCCATGCCCCCCAGTCCCATTGCAACGTGGATGTTACACAGATTCCTGGCTGCAACGAAGAATTTTGTGACTTGGCTTTTCGGGTCCGGCCCCGATCGATAGCCGCCAACAGCTCATAACGGCAAGGCAGTTCAATTCTACAAAAATTAACATCGCAGCCTGATGTGCCGGTTCGCACACATCATCGTTTTCCAAGGAACTATCCTAAGGGCAAGGTGGTCGGGATCGAGCTTCTGATCGACGAAGTCGGCAGCCGCGCGGGACGGTGACCGTGGAATTCATCGCGCGGGGGTATGTCGACAACAACAGCCGCTTGCTGATAGGTTACGCGGGAACGAGCGATGCCAGCTCGTACATGATTGCCGATTCCGATGAAGCCGCCCCTTTGTTCCGAGATGATTGCGCCCCGGGATTCCGGGATGATCTCGCCCCCCTGAGGCTGGGGTCCTGCTGGCAGTGATTGTTGTCAGTTCATTCGTGTAGCGAGTCAAGATTTCCGGCGCTGATTTCGCCGCAAGCTTTCCCCGGATAGGTCTATGCGATGGGCGTTGTGAACGAGGCGATCGAGGATGGCATCGGCGTAGGTTGGGTTGCCGATGATCTCATGCCAGGCTGATACCGGAAGCTGACTGGTAATGATTGTCGAGCGGCGGCCGTAGCGATCCTCGAGGATCTCCAGAAGGTCGTGGCGAGCCTGCTCGTTGAGCGGTTCCAGACCCCAGTCATCGAGGATCAAGAGCTGGACGTGCCCGAGGGTTCGCTGCAGCCTTGCATAGCGGCCATCGCCGTGAGCGAGAGCAAGATTGGCAAACAGCCGCGGCACGCGCTGATAGAGAACCGAGCGATCATCGCGGCAAGCCTTGTGCCCGAGCGCACAGGCCAACCAGCTTTTTCCGACGCCAGATGGCCCGCAGATCGCGAGGTTGTCGTGGGCATCGATCCAGTCGCCGCCGATCAGCTTCATGAACAGCGCCCGATCGAGACCGCGCTCGCTGCGGTAATCGACATCCTCAGGCACAGCATGGTGGCGCAGTTTGGCAAACCGCAGACGGGCGGCAAGCTTGCGATCGTGGCGCGAGCTCCATTCTCGTTCGAGCAGCAGCCCGAGCCATTCGGCATGGGAGAGTTGTTCGCTCTCGCCGTTGCTGATCAGTTCGTTGAACGCCTTGGCCATGCCGGTCAGGCCCATGGCATTCAATTTATCAAGGGTGGGATGTGCAAGCATATGTCGTCTCCTCAGTGGTAATAGCGGGGGCCGCGGATGTTGGAGTGATTGATCGGCTCGGGTGATGCTGTGCTTGATGACGAAGATCGGTCGAGGTGATTGTCGAGAATGGAGCGCACCGATCCATAGGTTCGAGCGCCGATTTCCAATGCTCGGCCGCAGGCCGCGTTGACCCTCTCGCGTTCGAATGCTTTGACGAGGCGGATAATGCCCAGGCAGGCTCTGTAGCCCTGTTCCGGATGCGGCCGATCAGCGAGAATACGCTCGCAGAGCAATGCAACGTCCGATCCGATTGCCGACGCCTCGCGGCTAATGCGCTCTATCGTCCAGTCGGCAAAGCGGCGATGGGATGATGGCATGTGCTCGGGAGTTGTCGTGTGCTTGCCATTGCCGCTCGAACGCCGGTGGGCGGCAATCCGCTCGCCCTTGTAGAAGATCTCGATGGTATTGGCGGTGATGCGTGCCTCGACTTGCTCACGGGCAAAACGATAGGGCACGGAGTAATAGTGCTTGTCGATATCGACATGATAATCGAGCCCAGCCCGGCGTATCTTCCATTCAGCAAAGACGTATCGTTCGACGGCAAGCGGCCGCAGGGCCGGATAGTCGATCTCTTCAAACAACTGTCGCCTTGTGCGCCCGACACGACGCAGAACACGGGTGTCGTTGAGATCGGCGAGCAATTCCATGATTGCCGCATTGACGTCGGCAAGGCTGTAGAAGACGCGGTGGCGCATTCGGCCAAGCAACCAGCGCTCGACAATGCGAACCGCTGCCTCCACTTTCGCCTTGTCCCGCGGCCGGCGTGGTCGCGTCGGAAGAACAGAGCTTCCGTAGTGAGCTGCCATCCCGGCATAGGTGCGATTGACCTGCGGATCAAAATGGCAGGCCTTGATCACGGCCACTTTGGCGTTGTCAGGGACAAGCAATGCCGGCACGCCACCAAACGCCTCAAGCGCCAGCAGGTGGCACTCAATCCAGTCGGGAAGTGTTTCGCTCCAGCGGGCGTGTGCAAATGACAGGCTCGATGCCCCCAACACCGCAACGAACAGATGCGCCTGTCGCGTCTTTCCCGACAATCTGTCGACGACCACCGTCACTGTGTCGCCGGCATAATCGACGAACAGCTTTTCGCCAGCCGCATGATCCTGGCGCATCGTCACCGGCAGCTTCACCGCCCAAGCGCGATACAAATCACAGTAGCGGCTGTAGCGATATCCATCGGGATGAAGGCCGATATACTCGTCCCAGAGGATCTGCAGCGTCACATGCTTGCGCTTCAGCTCCCGGTGAACATGCGCCCAATCCGGCTCGACACTGCGACGGTGACCGGTCTTCGTGCCGGCAGCCTTATAGAGAGCCGCCTCCAACACCGCATCGCTGACATCGTCGCCCAAAGGCCTGGAAAGTCCGGCACGCTCCAAACGGCGCAACGTCTCGCGCACCGTCGAGGGCGCCGTACCAACGCGCACCGCAATCGACTTGTGGCCAAGGCCTTCCTCAAATCTGTATCTCAGAATCTCGCGGACACGCCGCATCTTTAGTCTCTCCGCTGGCATCGCGTTCCTTCCTCTCGAGCAACTGAAAGGAAGAACGTCTCACCAGCAGGACACCCCGACAAACAGCCCCAATCAGGGGGCGGCATCATCTCGGAACAAGGGGGCGGTTAATTCTCGGAATTGGGGGGCGGCATCATTTCGGAATGCGGGGGCGGATTGCCTCGGAATCTGCATACATGATTCGACGAATGTTTCGTTCAGACCACCGTCAGGTTAATTCGGTTTAACGAAAAATTCCTTGCAACAAATCATGGGGTACGATAGTTATTCGGCCGGGCCTGGCCCACGAGATCGCCTTTGCGGTCGCCCAAAAGCCTCGATGGAAACATCGGAGGCTTTTTGAGTTTTTAGGTCTTCCGCTCGATATTCTCAAAGCAGCTATATTTGGATCCGAGCATCGGCCGCTCGTCTTCCTTAATACGGCAGTCAATCAGCTTTCCATCGCCGATCAGGCGCTGGTAAGGACGATTGCTGGCATGATAGCCGCCCATGCAGATCGGCCAAAGATACAGATCCGCCAGTTGTGCCATCGGTGAAGTCTTCCGCTTGGTCTTGAACTCGTAGAGCGCCTGGGTAAACCGCTCGGGGGTCAAGGGGCCATACTTATCGGAATTGTCCTTAGCGAACGGCATTCCCTCCGCCTTTAGAGCCTTGTAATAGCCCTCTAGGTCCGCATCTTCGGCCTTGTTGCAGCGCTCAGGATGCACGCGCAGCTTCATGCCTTGGGCGATAGCGTATTTCGCGGCGCGTTCGACGACGACAGTGAAGGCGGTTTTGCAGAGCATCCAAGGATTCTGCTTGTACTGCTCGAGGTATCGTCCACAGTATCCGGGACGGTCGACAGTGCACGCGATACCCACCACGGGCGCCTCTCGCATTAGAATGTAAAGTTCTTCGTAGAATGCTCCCAGCTTGTCCTTCTCCCAGCCCCGCAGGAAATCGAAGTTCTCGTTCTGCGATCTGATTTCCGACGAGTGCAAGGGCGCCGTGATTTCCCATTTCTCGCAGAACTTTGCGTGAAGATCTCGGGCGTTGTCCTCTTCGTCACTTCGAACCAGGATTCCACCGAGTGCGAACCAGTCATACCCGTGCGCCGCTTTCTTCCCGACCTTGTGGGTGGGATGTCTAGTTCCGGAATCGTCGAGGTAGAGGTTCAAGGTGACAGGCAAAGCAATCTCTCGTGGCAGTCCATAGGATTCGTTCAACTCGACTACTAATACCCGCAAATACATAATTTTTGCTCACTACCATCCACCTTGATGTCGCTTAGCACCTGCTCAAGCTTGCGGCGGTTGGTGAGGAATATCGCACGAAGCTGGGGGCAGTCAGGCGGCTGATTCAATCCTGACGAAGGCGGTCGGCAGAATGGTCAAGAACAGCAGCCAGTGGTACGTCAGCTTTCCATATACATCGGCCACGTCGGCTTCGATCAATGAACTGGTCTCCCGGATACAAATCAGGTGGTTGCCATCGTAGGCTAGATAAAAATGTGCGGAATCCAGATCTCATTGCGCCGTCAGATCAGCCGGCGTTGCAGCGCGACCTTGCTCCAATTAACCCGATCGGTGAGAAAATGAGTTTCCTAGCCTTTTCACTTAGGACATAGGGCTTCGATGATCGCGGGGAGATATTTCCGCACCTGGTCGCGGTCGCTCTCCTTCTCATTCTCGGACAGCTCCGCATATGGCGTCGCGATCTGACGATCCCACTGCGCGACAAGGTCGGCAGGTATTAGCAGACTTCCATCGGTCTGCCGGATTCCCTTAGCATGCATGTACTTCTGCCAGTGCGACCAGCGCTCGTGTTCGATATGCGCTAGGCCTTCCAAAGTGCGCTGCAGGGCCTCTTCAATTTCTTTCCGTTTCATCAGCCGTCTATATCAGATCCTTCGCCGCCAGCCGCCTGTAGTGCTCTCCGAGGGCAGTCAGTCGAACAGTCTTCGACTCCATGGCGGCATGCCACATGTGCGGAGCTCCCTCGGGGACCAGCAAGCCGACGCGGTTGTACTTCTGCAGGATAGCAAAGATGGCGTTGTGATCCGGATCGGGAGCGGGAATGCCTCGTGGATCGGTCGCCCACGTGTCCGGCCGCTCCGGCTCGTAGGTGGGGTCAAGGTGCATCTGGTACCCAGCCGACGGGAAGAATTCGGAAATCCTCCGCAGCTCGCCGAGCTCAAGCGGCGGCCGAACCTTCCGCAGAGACACGAAGCGCTTCACGTTGGTTTTGAAAACAGGGCGTTGTGCCCATGGCCCGAGTGACTGATCGACATGAGCGTACACGCCGCCAGGGGTGACTTCACCAATCAGGTTGGCTGCAGCCCCGCCAAGCGCGTCTACCAGAAGGGAAGTGAAGACCCCGGCACCGTTCTCCTCGCTGGCATACTGCTCGTCGGTGGAGGCTGTGAGAATGCTGACGCCATCGCTGATCTCCGCAACCTTCTGCTGAAGCGCGCTCCCTCCAGCTACGCCGCTATGGCAACTGTCGAGGATGATGACACGGTTGGCGATCTTAGAATTGTTGGCCATCGTCATGATCTCCGCCAGCGAGACGCCGTCGTTGCCGGTCTTCACCTCGGACGAGCAGAGATAGCCGCCCGTCGCCTCGACGTGCCCGTGACCCGCGAAGTAGAGCAGCGAGACCTCGCCATCTCCATCGAAAAGCTCCTTGATCGCGCTCCGAAGCTCTTCCCTCGGAACCATGTCATTTGGGCCGGTGCCTGTGATATGGCGGACGCCGAAATTCACCGATCCGTCAGCATGGCGGGGATTTGACCGCGAAGGAATCGTTCACACACCCATAGAGCGGCGACACATTATCGTAGTAGTCAATGCCGACGACGAGAGCTTTGCGCATTTAGAGGCTATCGATCCAGTTCGCGATATTGTCCCAAGTCCAGACCATGGTATTTAGGCCTTCGATCTTGGTGCGGTCGTCCTTGTAGCACCACATCCCGCGCACCAGCTTTCCCTCTTCCCTTGCGCACTTGATCTCCCACTTCTGACCACTCGACTTGAGTGAGTTCTCACTGACGAGAACAAGCACGCCGTCTGACCGCCTGATGCGGGTTCGCACGCGCGCTTTCCAATCCTCATCGTAAGCTTCCTTCACCGACATATCCACGTATTCGAATGGGGAGCGGGTATTGAGTGACTGACCCTTGAGGTAGTCGCGGCAACGAACGTCTTCGATCGCAAATGCTACAAAAACAACTTTCTTGTCGGCCATGCGTGCCCCACCTTCCGACTGATTCTCTTTCTGGAACACTATCAAAAAATCCGAGCGAGTAGTAACGACGACGAGCAGAAAAAGTTGTTCTTGCCGGTCTTCAGCCCCCGCCGCCGCCCCTACGGCCTCGGTCAATCAAGAGCGCCTTTAGCAAAATTGGTCGTTTTTGTTGGCGACATCGCCGCTTTCAGCGTCGCTGGTCTCAGCCGGTCTTAGTACCGGCTTGGCGGTTGCCGAACCTGTCGAACTCGGACTTTGAATCGATGCCCTGTTCGACATCGAGCGGGATATCAACGGGCTTGCCGCCGCCGATTAACGCTTGGAGCGCCGCCGCAGTCACGTTTACCGCTCATCGACGATCTGCAGGCCCGGCTTCAAACCGAGCGGTGCAGATCGTGCCGCCTGCATGGCCACACTGATCATGACGGCAAAGCTCAACAACATCGAGCCGCAAGCATGGCTTGCCGACGTTCTTGCCGCGTCGCTGACACGCTTATTGCCAGGCTGGAGCAACTGCTTCCGTGGAATTGGACACCGCCGACCATCGACGCTCAAGCGGCCTGACCTGCGGCCTCCACCGTATGAACCGTCGAGAGATACGGCCGTGAAAGTGAATGTTGCGGCTGCTAAGTAAGCATCGCAGTACAGCTCCATCTAGCGACGTGACGTGAAGGACGGGATAGCGCGACTCTGAGGACTGATTTGTCGGCAAACAAGGATCATTTTTTGCCGAAGCCGCCTACCTCCGGTGCCTGGTACTTGGCGCGGTAAACGTCTAAGTAATCCTCATCCTGACAAATGCAGCGACCCAGCCGATCCTTCTTGCGCCGCTCTGTGACTATGTCACTAGGGATATTGCGTAGCAAATTAAGTTTGGCAGTGGTCCAATCTGGCGCATTGCCTGCCGCCTGCTTGATGATTTCTCCGGCCAGCATGATGCCGGCCATCGCCGACTGGAAAGCCATCGGAACCTCGACACGCACCGGCTTGCTCCCAGCTGTGAGCTCAAACACAACGCCGCCGCAGATGGCGCCTCGGTAAAGGTTCCTCAAGGGCTGGTCTACGAATTGAAGGAGTGGCTCAACGGGGACTGTCAGCCGGCTTGCGATATCTCGCATCAATTCCTCGCTAACGGGGGTACCATCGTGAAGCATAGGTCGCACTATATCTATTTTCCGGTCCTCGAGGCCGAGGGCCTCGGCAATGACTTGGTCCTCGTCGGGAACCGTTCCGTTCGGTATATACAAGCATGCAAGGCATGCCATCTCCCCCTCAAATCCGTGGTGCGACACTCCGAGGTCACCGCGCTGAGTCCAAGAATTGATAGTCCAGCGAGGTAGCGTACCTTGTACGGCAATTCGATCCGCCGCCGTATCTAGTGCGACTGCCACATGCTGCATGGAGCGGATGATTGGCAGCGTTTGCCATCTGGCGCTATGGCCGTCGATTGTAAGGTTGCGTTGAGCTTTCAGGTATCGCCAAGCAAGCTTCACCTTGCTCTGGCCAATATCCCGCTCGAGCGCCAGCACGTAACGCTGAAGATTCCCTTGGTCTACCTGCTCGCCATCAACCACCTGCAAGTGCCCTTGCAAGTGCGGAACGCGGGAGAGCGCCCACACTGCGCCGTTACCGATCGCGCCTAGCCCGAGAAGGAATAAATCATCGAGCGCGGTGTCGGAAAGTGGCGGGTTAGCGCGCGAGCCAGGAGCGTAGTCAAACAAGGAAAACGTGACCGCCTTGTCCACTGTCGCACCGGGGATCTGATCTCTGAATATATGTCGAAATAAGTTCGACGCAGCAATGCACGCGGCGGCACCTGCGCCGAAAGCATTGTTACTGCCGGCGGTTCCGACCGGCTCCTCTGGGGAGAATTTTGCAATCCACCCGTCAGAGCCGAGGAAGAACTTTGGGCAGGAGATTTCGGGGTTGGTAGAGCCAACAACCAGACAATGCGAAAGCGCCGATGATCCACGGCGAGCGATTGTGATGTCTTCGTTGATTGAGCGAGCCAGTGAGGCGAGATTCTTGGCTAGCTTTTTTGCCTCCTCTCCCGAAGGCAACAGGCAAATGGTCGGATAGAGGCGCGCCACCAACCTGACCAGGAGATCGAGTGACGCTCTGCCCTCGGTCGCGCATGCCTGCTCATCAAACGCAATTCCGATCACTAGGTCGTTGAGCAGGTCCTCAAAATCCTTGGGGTCGAAGCCCTGGAGAATTTGTGACGCCGCCGTGGCCGCGCGAACGAAGTATTTCGCCAATGCCATGTTTCAATCCACGATTTCTATGAGACGGTTCACCGTTTCCTGCGACACCGCCATCCACTTTCCCGCTTTGTTGAGCCGGTAAACAGCGGTCTGCGAGAGATCAGTGGGACCTGTCGCAAAGTCCGGCACGACAAGCGAGAGCGAGCCGACCGCCGTTGCCAACGCGTATTCGTCGTCTGTATCGGAGTGGTACGCGTCACTAGGGTGACTGTGAATCTGCGCGAGGATGCGAAGCCCGTTATCGAAGAGCCACATGTTTATGCGATGCAACTCGGTTCCGTCGACGTGAACGCCGACTCCCGCCGCGGATCGAATAAGGCGTTGCTGAGGGATGAGCGCTCGCTCGACGGTTGCGATTTCGGCTGCCACGGTCCCCACCCAGAGCCCCAGTCCCTCGTATCCAGAGCGGCCTACCTCTGCCAGATGCTCATGCACATCGTTGACGGCCGCGCGCGGGACTACGAAGCGTTCGACAGCGGCGAGACCAATTACCTGGGTAGAGCCGCTGCGTCCATCTGGAAGCCTGAGAAGTTCATTTGAATTTGGTACTCTAGCATCCGTATTGGATTGATCCCGCTGGCCCAAATTTGTTCGAGAATAAAGTGCAACGAGCCTTCGCCAGAGCGACGATGCAATAGCCATAAGTCACCTGTATGAGCCGGATGATCGTGATATTCTCGAACCCCGGGAAGGCAAAGGAACGGGGTCTCGTCGGGGCTATGGGCCTGAAGCAGCTCTTGAACAGATAGCCGCTGTTGTTGCGCCAGAGTGGTTACGGTTTCTGGCGACGCTTCTTTCAAACCGTTGAGACGCAGCATCTTAAAACCCAGGCTTTTCGCCGGCAATGCAGTCCCAGTTGAGGGATCAACGAACGTCACCGACGGTGGCTCAAGGTCGTAGTTCGTGAAATCCAGGCGTACCGCGCACACAAGCGACCGGGGTGTGACCTTCAATGCGACAAACAAAACCAAGACAGTAGGAAACGTGGCGTCCAAAAGGAACCAACCTCGCCGGCGATACGAGTCTTCAAGCTCCCGATACTGTGCGACTTCGCGTTCGAACTTTCGTCGAGAAACCGCCTCGTCGACGAACTGACTTTCGGTCAACCTGCGGCTCCAGCCTTAAGGCTCAGGAATAGCTTCTGTCCGGCTGTAATTCCAAGATCCTCAATCTTCTTGCTCGCGTCGAACACTGTCCCGTTCTCATCCTTGAGTTCCCAATTCTCAGGAGGCTGCCCTACGTTGCCTGATTCCTCCAGCGCCTTGGCGATTGCTGTATGAAGAGGTGCATTAACATTGGCTTCAACAGAAACCGGTTCGCCATTCACAACAATCGTCAAGGTTATCTTGTTCTTCGATCCGGTTTTTTTGCCCGCAGCCTCAGGAGCAGTATTCGGAGACTTTGCCATGCTTACTCCATCAATTGAGCGATTCGTATCTAAAGTTTAACTGAATAAAATTACGAGTAAACCTGTAGTAGTCTGACAGGCCCTTCGCTTCGGCTTAATTTCGGGCTGCTAAGGTGTCGCGTGCGATTATCTTGAGTTCCTGGCTTCCAAACGGCGTCTGCTATGCGCCATTCGAGATCTTTGCCGCTGATCGACCGTCTGCGTACAACGTGAGCAGCAGCCCGCACCCGCTTCCGAATCGGTCGCGCTAGTTCAGACCGAGCCGATGTCTGCTACGAGGGGATGCGAGACGGAAGGCTTAGTAACAACAGGGTCGTTGGTTCTGATCCCTTCAAGGCGCTCACGTTCGGTACAATGAGCCGGTCGCTGCTTGTTCACCGACCAAAGAGACTGGCGACTAGGCGCGAGCTTGCAGAGGGAAGGCGACCCTCATCCAGTCCATTTGTTCGATAGTAGGCGAGAAGTCGCTCGCGCCCGAGTGTTCCTCGTTCCAAGGGAAGGAAACGAAGCGCATTACGACGGAAGATCTTGTCGCAAATATCGTCCGAAAGACCGCAGTCGGTGCGCAGGAAGGCGTTCACGCTTTCGATATAGTGATTATAGCCTGCCTCCTTCCCAAGCATTATCCAATCGCTCCCGTAAACGATGTGATCGCAACCGCTGTCGAATTTTTCCAGCCATTTGTTGAAGGACCTCGCAAGGAAGTCTCGTTCTTTCGAGCCAGCCGAAAGCACCTCCGAAAAATAGCTGATGTCGGCGACCACGTTCCCGCCGGGATTTTCCTTGATGAATTCACCCAGCCGCCATTCCCAACTGCCATCCGGCAAAGGCATTCCTTCCCGTCCAGCCGACGGTGCGCGGAAACGACCGAAATGCGCGATACAAACCCGTAACTTGGGGAACTCCTTGAACACGGGGATCCGGTAGGCCGGATCGCCCCGCTTTGCATAATCTGGACCGGAACCGTTCGACGAATAGCCATGAGCCAATATTGGGGCATCAACATCGACACAGAGCTTGTAGAGGTCTCGAAGCGCAGCATCGAGTTCCTCGTTGGGCTCAAATCCCAGGCTCTTCACTGTTCGCTCCGGATATGGCGGCTGGTTGCCCTCGGGACGAAAGCCCATCGGCGGGTAGAGCTTGATGCCGATGAAACCATGTTTCATCAAAGCCGAATGGGCAGTCGCAAGCGAGCTTACGCTGCTTTTCCCTTTCCGGAATGCCACTTCCCGGAGTGGATCAAATCCCATGTAGCCGTGGACGACGGGACCGGATTTAGCTTTCGCCATGCGCTGCGAAATCCGGTCCATCACTACCATCTGCCGGGGTAAGGGCGAAGAGTCTACATCTTCATAGAGCCACTCATCATAATCGACGAGCGCCGGCGTTAACAGGAGCGGATTGAAGCCCTGTGCCTTGCTGTCAGCAACCAGGCGATCGACAAGGACGTGCCGGTAAAGGCGAAACAGGCTGAACCAATTGAGATAGCGCCCCACAGGATCTTGCCTCAGGAAAGCGCGCTGGCTGGCTCCGCGGGCTTCTCCAATCGTGAGCGGTTCGTTCGCGCGCAAAGTCTTGATCGGGTCACCGAGCATATAATTTAGGAACTTTTCCTCGGAGATAGATGATCGTGTCGACAGATCGCCCGGGTCTGCCATCGTAACGATCCGCCGCCTCTTCCGATCGAGTTCCAGGAGATGCTGGCTTGTGTCTTCGACCGCCGCTGCGCGCGCTTTGTCGACCGTCAGCGAGGCCGCTTTTCCGTTCCGTCCGGTCTCGAGAAACGCGATCTCCTCATCCGCCGTCGGTGCGCTACCGGTGCCGAGTAGCTTCAGAAGAAGTGCGATGAATTCGTCGGTCACGTCGGGATCACGAACTGCGAGAATGCGGGCGGCCGACTGCTTGGGAAAATCTTCGAAGACG contains:
- the istB gene encoding IS21-like element ISRel16 family helper ATPase IstB, with product MLAHPTLDKLNAMGLTGMAKAFNELISNGESEQLSHAEWLGLLLEREWSSRHDRKLAARLRFAKLRHHAVPEDVDYRSERGLDRALFMKLIGGDWIDAHDNLAICGPSGVGKSWLACALGHKACRDDRSVLYQRVPRLFANLALAHGDGRYARLQRTLGHVQLLILDDWGLEPLNEQARHDLLEILEDRYGRRSTIITSQLPVSAWHEIIGNPTYADAILDRLVHNAHRIDLSGESLRRNQRRKS
- the istA gene encoding IS21-like element ISRel16 family transposase; translation: MRRVREILRYRFEEGLGHKSIAVRVGTAPSTVRETLRRLERAGLSRPLGDDVSDAVLEAALYKAAGTKTGHRRSVEPDWAHVHRELKRKHVTLQILWDEYIGLHPDGYRYSRYCDLYRAWAVKLPVTMRQDHAAGEKLFVDYAGDTVTVVVDRLSGKTRQAHLFVAVLGASSLSFAHARWSETLPDWIECHLLALEAFGGVPALLVPDNAKVAVIKACHFDPQVNRTYAGMAAHYGSSVLPTRPRRPRDKAKVEAAVRIVERWLLGRMRHRVFYSLADVNAAIMELLADLNDTRVLRRVGRTRRQLFEEIDYPALRPLAVERYVFAEWKIRRAGLDYHVDIDKHYYSVPYRFAREQVEARITANTIEIFYKGERIAAHRRSSGNGKHTTTPEHMPSSHRRFADWTIERISREASAIGSDVALLCERILADRPHPEQGYRACLGIIRLVKAFERERVNAACGRALEIGARTYGSVRSILDNHLDRSSSSSTASPEPINHSNIRGPRYYH
- a CDS encoding DUF3800 domain-containing protein translates to MNESYGLPREIALPVTLNLYLDDSGTRHPTHKVGKKAAHGYDWFALGGILVRSDEEDNARDLHAKFCEKWEITAPLHSSEIRSQNENFDFLRGWEKDKLGAFYEELYILMREAPVVGIACTVDRPGYCGRYLEQYKQNPWMLCKTAFTVVVERAAKYAIAQGMKLRVHPERCNKAEDADLEGYYKALKAEGMPFAKDNSDKYGPLTPERFTQALYEFKTKRKTSPMAQLADLYLWPICMGGYHASNRPYQRLIGDGKLIDCRIKEDERPMLGSKYSCFENIERKT
- a CDS encoding TIR domain-containing protein, whose protein sequence is MADKKVVFVAFAIEDVRCRDYLKGQSLNTRSPFEYVDMSVKEAYDEDWKARVRTRIRRSDGVLVLVSENSLKSSGQKWEIKCAREEGKLVRGMWCYKDDRTKIEGLNTMVWTWDNIANWIDSL
- a CDS encoding E2 ligase fold family C protein — its product is MALAKYFVRAATAASQILQGFDPKDFEDLLNDLVIGIAFDEQACATEGRASLDLLVRLVARLYPTICLLPSGEEAKKLAKNLASLARSINEDITIARRGSSALSHCLVVGSTNPEISCPKFFLGSDGWIAKFSPEEPVGTAGSNNAFGAGAAACIAASNLFRHIFRDQIPGATVDKAVTFSLFDYAPGSRANPPLSDTALDDLFLLGLGAIGNGAVWALSRVPHLQGHLQVVDGEQVDQGNLQRYVLALERDIGQSKVKLAWRYLKAQRNLTIDGHSARWQTLPIIRSMQHVAVALDTAADRIAVQGTLPRWTINSWTQRGDLGVSHHGFEGEMACLACLYIPNGTVPDEDQVIAEALGLEDRKIDIVRPMLHDGTPVSEELMRDIASRLTVPVEPLLQFVDQPLRNLYRGAICGGVVFELTAGSKPVRVEVPMAFQSAMAGIMLAGEIIKQAAGNAPDWTTAKLNLLRNIPSDIVTERRKKDRLGRCICQDEDYLDVYRAKYQAPEVGGFGKK
- a CDS encoding Mov34/MPN/PAD-1 family protein — protein: MAAEIATVERALIPQQRLIRSAAGVGVHVDGTELHRINMWLFDNGLRILAQIHSHPSDAYHSDTDDEYALATAVGSLSLVVPDFATGPTDLSQTAVYRLNKAGKWMAVSQETVNRLIEIVD
- a CDS encoding putative metal-binding protein is translated as MTESQFVDEAVSRRKFEREVAQYRELEDSYRRRGWFLLDATFPTVLVLFVALKVTPRSLVCAVRLDFTNYDLEPPSVTFVDPSTGTALPAKSLGFKMLRLNGLKEASPETVTTLAQQQRLSVQELLQAHSPDETPFLCLPGVREYHDHPAHTGDLWLLHRRSGEGSLHFILEQIWASGINPIRMLEYQIQMNFSGFQMDAAALPR
- a CDS encoding DUF2604 domain-containing protein, producing the protein MAKSPNTAPEAAGKKTGSKNKITLTIVVNGEPVSVEANVNAPLHTAIAKALEESGNVGQPPENWELKDENGTVFDASKKIEDLGITAGQKLFLSLKAGAAG
- a CDS encoding amidohydrolase family protein, with the protein product MVDAHCHVFNASDLPTTRFLRQVVFEDFPKQSAARILAVRDPDVTDEFIALLLKLLGTGSAPTADEEIAFLETGRNGKAASLTVDKARAAAVEDTSQHLLELDRKRRRIVTMADPGDLSTRSSISEEKFLNYMLGDPIKTLRANEPLTIGEARGASQRAFLRQDPVGRYLNWFSLFRLYRHVLVDRLVADSKAQGFNPLLLTPALVDYDEWLYEDVDSSPLPRQMVVMDRISQRMAKAKSGPVVHGYMGFDPLREVAFRKGKSSVSSLATAHSALMKHGFIGIKLYPPMGFRPEGNQPPYPERTVKSLGFEPNEELDAALRDLYKLCVDVDAPILAHGYSSNGSGPDYAKRGDPAYRIPVFKEFPKLRVCIAHFGRFRAPSAGREGMPLPDGSWEWRLGEFIKENPGGNVVADISYFSEVLSAGSKERDFLARSFNKWLEKFDSGCDHIVYGSDWIMLGKEAGYNHYIESVNAFLRTDCGLSDDICDKIFRRNALRFLPLERGTLGRERLLAYYRTNGLDEGRLPSASSRLVASLFGR